DNA from Lates calcarifer isolate ASB-BC8 linkage group LG14, TLL_Latcal_v3, whole genome shotgun sequence:
CACCATTATGAGCTAAATGGCCAGCCCATGAATGTAGAATTGAGCCGCGGCAAGTCAAGAGGATCCACCAAACTACATGTTGGCAACATTGCCTGTACCAACCAAGAGCTGAGGGCCAAATTTGAAGAGTTTGGGACTGTGTTGGAGTGTGACATAGTAAAAAACTATGCTTTTGTTCACATGGAGCGAATGGAGGATGCCATGGAAGCCATTAATCAGTTAGACAACACAACTTTTAAAGGTGAACTCTCGGGCTGGGGTTAATGGGGACTTTACccaacattaaatatatatagtATTGAGAATATTTAACTGTGTTCTTGTGAATTGACAGGTAAGTTGTGGATGCATTGCAGGTGAGTTAAAGGGAAAGATGAAGGGATAACGGTGAAGCTGAAGAAAGCAAAGCAGCcatgaatactttttttttttttaaagctggtATCCGTAATGTCATTGGTAATCTCCATCGGTGTGGTGGATTGTTGTGGCACTTGGTTGACTTAGCTGTTACACCTGTTCTGGGTGTGCAAGTACAGACAGTGTGGAAGGAATGAATAACATACCATAtcttttttacatatttttacaaAGCATTCTCAACTACCTCCATTAAAGGCAGAATGCGCATGCTGATCTCTTAATGCTTCATTTAGTTTCTGCACACAGATGTGCTCACGTTTGTCAGTGCGATCATACATTTTGGGCTGCACGTGCACAGTTCGCGCGAACCCTCGGCAACATGGATAGGTGACAAAATTTACATCACACGGTTAAAGAAATTAGAATTTTAGCAGTCAAACTTTGCTGACTTAAATAATTTTTAGCACTAGAGAATTTAAATAGTAGGCAAACTTGCGACCTTCCATGGTAACTCAGACATTTGTGGTGTAGTGCAGTGGCACATCGGGGACTCACCAAACTCTTTCTGTCAagtataaacaaacacatttcacatcagaaaCAGTTCTGATCTAATTACACCTgttaaacattcacagtgctggtggaaaaagtaagtgaacccttgaATTTAATAACTATTCAAACCTCCATTGGTAGTGATAACCTCAGGCAAACTTTTTAAGTCTCTGTGGACCAGGCCTGCTCAGCTTTTAGGAGGGATTTTGGACCAGTCTTCCTACAGAATTGCCTCAGGTCAGATTCTGAGGATGTGTGGTGtgaatgtctctctctgttgagTTAAGGTCTTGGTTCTGAATGAGCCACTCCAAAAGGTGGATGTTCTTGTTTGGAGTCATTGTGTAGTAGATTTACTTTGATGTTTAGCAACCACAAATCATGATGCCCCTTCCACCGTCCTTCACCGTTGGGATGAACATCTGTagtgttgcatgtttttttcacacagctTGGTCTTTGTTTCATACTTCcatcagtccacaaaacattttcccagtTGTGCATTGTCAGGGCACTCTTTGGCAAACTTCAGGCACACAGttgcttcctctgtggtgtcctGTGGTGGACACTTTGCTCTATGCAACCATTCACAAGAAGCACCTGCTCCAATGATTCCTTTAAGCCTTTAGCAGTAACTGGGTTTCTTTGTTGTCTCACTGAACATTGTGCGCCGTGTCTTTTGAGTCATTTTAGCAGGGTGCCCACCTCTAGGGAGAGTAGCCACAGAACTAACTTATTTCTGTTTACTGACAGTTCATCTGACTGTAGACTGATGAGTGTCTAAACTCTTTGAGAGGACTCTATAACCCTCTCCAGTTTTATGCTAATCAACAATTTCTTGATGGTAAGTCCTCTAAGATCTTTTTTGCAAGGcatggttcacatcagcagatgaTTCTTGTGAATGGCAAACTACACATTGTGAGTGTTTTCTCTAAAACAAAGTCTAACCAACACCTCCAATCCGGTTTCATTGACAGGACTCCAGGTTTACTAACTCCTGACTCCAGTTagcttttgttgatgtcattTTGTGCTATAATTCCAAAGagttcactctctttttcttgtcACTGTATGAACATAACTGAAGCTGCCTTTTTTCACTGCAGGGAGTGAAATATGGAGAAAGTTACGGATTTCAGCTTTAATAACTGTACTTTTCAATGCTCAAATTGTAGGCCATGTCCTAGTGCTATTTTTTTGAGTCTAATGCAGTGATGGATTATGCCAGGCAGGAAATGTCAAATATATTATTTGGAATAAATGCAGGCAAAAGTCCTTATtgagtcttttctttttaaggcAAACTGATGAGCGTGAAGCTTTCGACTAGCCGCCTGCGTACTGCGCCGGGAATGGGAGACAGATCGGGTTGTTATCGTTGCGGGCAGGAAGGCCACTGGTCCAAAGAATGTCCTCTAGACCAAAATGGCTACCACAGAAACGGCTCAGAGCCAAAGTCTGATGGATATGATGCCTCGAGATTTGGCGGGCATGGTCGCAGCAGGGGTTATCATCCGGACTTCAGTGGCGATCCAGATTATGGTGGTGGCTATGCTCCTGTACATGTTTTTTCCCGGGGTTctggtcacagcagcagcatgacagGGTACAGAAGGGGTGCAGGCTACGAGAGTGCAATGAGATACGGGCTGCACCCGGGTTATGGCATAAGCGCTGTTGCTGAACATAGCATGGCTCGGATGTATGGCAGCGAGGCGGCATACAGGAGCAACGGCTCACTCTATGGCGCGGTACCAGCCTACCCGATGCGACGGTCGCCTTACGAGGAACGGGATCCGTACGGGGTCGTGGACTACTACGAGAAGTACAGGGCCAATTCTTATGGAGGCAGTTATTTCGAGGAACGCCGCGCTGTCCCCTTGCCTGCTCCATCAACATCCTCCTCCACAACTATAATAAGGGAACGTCTCCCCCCCTCTAGCCTTGACCCATATGAGtgccctcccctccctcctccaccagccCCAGTCTCCTCATACTATGCACGTGACCGGAGTCCGATTCGGAGAGCCCCTGGCGAGGCAGATGGATATGCATATGAGCGTTCGCGCCTTTCCCCGGTGTCCACCCTCCCAAGAAGTTCTACCTATGACCATTCGCGGGAATCCGGCGCTGAGCGGGCACGATATACATACTAATCCTTACGTAGTCCCATACAGCCAGGTGAGAGCTGACTGACATTTAGCAGATAGGATAGCCTAAGTGCCATTGGAATAACCGGAAATTAAATGTTGACCAGTAACATAAGGGGCAAAAGTCAGCCCTCTGTATTTGTGAGACGTGTGGATagtaagggttagggttacagtaaAGCTCGCCAGTCATAAATAACCTGCGACTAGATTTCAGTGTGAATTGTTCAATCCATTCACAGTATGCTGTGATCTCATCCCAGCTACAGAATGCAGCACAACCGATGCTCAGTCGATCACCTTTCACCGtcttatttacatgttgtgGTGTTGGTGCAGTTCTGAGATGGCTTAGTCTCGTGTGGATATGCAGATACTGGGTTTATCTACAACCTGGTTGACATCCATACATCAtactgaataaatattttaccCTCTGAAAGTAGCTATATGTTCATACACTATTTAGATTAATTTAAtagaaacacattaaattaGTGCATGGTGCATGTTTTAAAGGTGAGTCCTAGGGTTATGTTAATTCGTTAAATTCTTTTTGGCAGCATTTAATGTATGAATTTTAGTGTATTTGTGTTAATGTGGGTTTACACTGTTACTGCATACGTGAAGCAATGATGAAACAAATCTGAGTACTGTATGTTTCATCACTTACATTGTTTAACCCATGGACTTAAATGTCACACCTGTACCAAATATAGACCTGCACAGAACAAAACATGATTATACTTTTGTATTTGGGTTTTATCAAACCTTTTGTGAAATTACAGCGACAAACTTCTTATCAAACTGCATTgtgattgtcttttttttcagtagGCACATTACttaagtttattttcattgctgTGATAAATATGAGGCTTCACATCTTGAACATATGTTGTAGTTTCATAAGAAAATGACCTCAATTTCCTGTGCTGTCTGTCTTGAATTCTATTAGGTTAAAATTAAACTCTGTCTAAACTCTGTTGGAGACagtgacctgtgtgtttgttgtgcatAGTCATCTAGTAAAGTGTTCCATGTATGAGTTTGATTTTTAgaatgaaaaatagaaaactgtaaaatttgatataaaaaaaacctaaaatagAATACTTCATTTGTCAGATGAATGTATAATTgagattttttactttttaaaatttccaaACAGTGAAATTGAATTGgaatgtcagtgttttactATTATACAATGAttcattttattgattattatttgtGTAGCATTGATGTGAATGCTGCATGCAACTGCTGTAGATGTTCAGGGTTTAGCTAATTTAACCCTTAAATGAATACCTTTGGTCT
Protein-coding regions in this window:
- the rbm4.1 gene encoding RNA-binding protein 4.1 — translated: MVKIFIGNLSPDTTSDELRSLFSQYGKIAECTIVKNFGFVHMDDKAEAEEAIRNLHHYELNGQPMNVELSRGKSRGSTKLHVGNIACTNQELRAKFEEFGTVLECDIVKNYAFVHMERMEDAMEAINQLDNTTFKGKLMSVKLSTSRLRTAPGMGDRSGCYRCGQEGHWSKECPLDQNGYHRNGSEPKSDGYDASRFGGHGRSRGYHPDFSGDPDYGGGYAPVHVFSRGSGHSSSMTGYRRGAGYESAMRYGLHPGYGISAVAEHSMARMYGSEAAYRSNGSLYGAVPAYPMRRSPYEERDPYGVVDYYEKYRANSYGGSYFEERRAVPLPAPSTSSSTTIIRERLPPSSLDPYECPPLPPPPAPVSSYYARDRSPIRRAPGEADGYAYERSRLSPVSTLPRSSTYDHSRESGAERARYTY